Proteins encoded within one genomic window of Ottowia sp. SB7-C50:
- a CDS encoding response regulator, with protein sequence MKLLVVEDDAALQATLVRTLARRGFAVTAVGDGPAALARWAAGAPDAVVLDLTLPGLDGLQVLAQARAQGLRTPVLILTARGTVGDRVLGLNAGADDYLPKPFDLDELEARLRALVRRSAPMPGAAPPPAAVQIGSLRHDRDGGAIYRDGVPMELTPRELALMHALLARPGHAVAKERLFEQVFPGEAEVRYEAIEVVAYRLRRKLADTGVELVTLRGLGYLLRAVS encoded by the coding sequence ATGAAATTGCTGGTGGTCGAAGACGATGCCGCGCTGCAGGCGACGCTGGTACGTACGCTGGCGCGGCGCGGCTTTGCCGTCACCGCCGTGGGCGATGGGCCCGCGGCGCTGGCGCGCTGGGCCGCCGGCGCGCCCGATGCCGTGGTGCTCGACCTGACCTTGCCGGGGCTGGACGGCCTGCAGGTGCTGGCGCAGGCGCGCGCGCAGGGCCTGCGCACGCCGGTGCTGATCCTGACCGCGCGCGGCACCGTGGGCGACCGCGTGCTGGGCCTGAACGCCGGCGCCGACGATTACCTGCCCAAGCCCTTTGATCTGGATGAATTGGAAGCGCGCCTGCGCGCCCTGGTGCGCCGCAGCGCCCCCATGCCAGGCGCCGCGCCGCCGCCCGCCGCCGTGCAGATCGGCAGCCTGCGCCACGACCGCGATGGCGGCGCCATCTACCGCGATGGCGTGCCGATGGAGCTGACCCCGCGCGAACTGGCGCTGATGCACGCGCTGCTGGCGCGCCCCGGCCACGCCGTCGCCAAGGAGCGCCTGTTCGAGCAGGTCTTTCCGGGCGAGGCCGAGGTGCGCTACGAAGCCATCGAGGTGGTCGCCTACCGCCTGCGCCGCAAGCTGGCCGACACGGGCGTCGAGCTGGTCACGCTGCGCGGCCTGGGCTATCTGCTGCGGGCGGTGTCGTGA
- a CDS encoding sensor histidine kinase has protein sequence MSRPRTRSLRRQLLAGILIPVLLIVAFNTWSLYHQALGALHTAYDRTLLASAKSLGESLQISGEGDAARLQANVPSAALEAFEADLQSRMAYRISTRQGVLLSGYEDLPMWRGEIPVQPPYAALADFYDGQFRGEPVRMAVLLQPVARGAGRDVAVVQVAETLEIRHALARQILWDTLARQAALVALIAATVIAVVQLATRPVRRLSHDLQARPDDDLRPIAAPDAPRELQPLIAATNEHMRRQGDLLAQQQRFVRDASHQLRTPLAVLKAQVQSARRGDVPPAQALAEIEDTVDRATLLANQMLALAKVAQLRQQADAPATAFDDVVRAVALDLAPLIAGQALDFDLRAEPVTLRAHDWMLRELTRNLLHNAIRHTPHGGLLAITLQREGGHARFTVADSGPGVEPDLAARLFQPFSAGAGGTGSGLGLAICHEIVQALGGHIQLRNRVENGRIAGLDAVVTLPIE, from the coding sequence GTGAGCCGCCCGCGCACGCGCTCGCTGAGGCGCCAGTTGCTGGCGGGCATCCTGATCCCGGTGCTGCTGATCGTGGCCTTCAACACCTGGAGCCTGTACCACCAGGCGCTGGGTGCGCTCCATACGGCCTACGACCGCACGCTGCTGGCGTCGGCCAAGAGCCTGGGCGAATCGCTGCAGATCAGCGGCGAGGGCGACGCCGCGCGCCTGCAGGCCAACGTGCCCTCGGCCGCGCTGGAGGCCTTCGAGGCCGATCTGCAAAGCCGCATGGCGTACCGCATCTCCACCCGGCAGGGCGTGCTGCTGTCGGGCTACGAAGACCTGCCGATGTGGCGCGGCGAAATTCCCGTGCAGCCGCCGTACGCCGCGCTGGCCGACTTCTACGACGGCCAGTTCCGCGGCGAGCCGGTGCGCATGGCCGTGCTGCTGCAGCCGGTGGCGCGCGGCGCCGGGCGCGACGTGGCGGTGGTGCAGGTGGCCGAGACGCTGGAAATCCGCCACGCGCTGGCCCGGCAGATCCTGTGGGACACGCTGGCGCGCCAGGCAGCGCTGGTGGCGCTGATCGCCGCCACCGTGATTGCCGTGGTGCAGCTGGCCACGCGCCCGGTGCGCCGCCTCAGCCACGACCTGCAGGCGCGGCCCGACGACGACCTGCGCCCCATTGCCGCGCCCGACGCGCCGCGCGAATTGCAGCCGCTGATCGCCGCCACCAACGAGCACATGCGCCGCCAGGGCGATCTGCTGGCGCAGCAGCAGCGCTTCGTGCGCGACGCCTCGCACCAGCTGCGCACGCCGCTGGCGGTGCTCAAGGCGCAGGTGCAGTCGGCCCGGCGTGGCGACGTGCCGCCCGCGCAGGCGCTGGCCGAGATCGAAGACACCGTGGACCGCGCCACCCTGCTGGCCAACCAGATGCTGGCGCTGGCCAAGGTCGCGCAGCTGCGCCAGCAGGCCGACGCGCCCGCCACCGCGTTCGACGACGTGGTGCGCGCGGTGGCGCTCGACCTGGCGCCGCTGATCGCCGGGCAGGCGCTCGACTTCGACCTGCGGGCCGAGCCGGTCACGCTGCGCGCGCACGACTGGATGCTGCGCGAGCTGACGCGCAACCTGCTGCACAACGCCATCCGCCACACGCCGCACGGCGGCCTGCTGGCCATCACGCTGCAGCGCGAAGGCGGCCACGCGCGCTTCACCGTGGCCGACAGCGGGCCGGGCGTCGAACCCGACCTGGCCGCGCGGCTGTTCCAGCCGTTCAGCGCCGGCGCGGGCGGCACCGGGTCGGGCCTGGGGCTGGCGATCTGCCACGAAATCGTGCAGGCGCTCGGGGGCCATATCCAGCTGCGCAATCGCGTGGAAAATGGGCGCATCGCCGGCCTCGACGCCGTTGTCACCCTGCCCATCGAATGA
- a CDS encoding RNA-binding S4 domain-containing protein, producing the protein MSSRTERATTPAPEGMRLDKWLWAARFYKTRALAVEQIDRGRVQVNGADAKPSREVRPGDTVRLRQGRDERAVVVRALSSQRGPAPVAQQLYDETPDSVAARAHAAEARRLAPEPALAIAHGRPTKRDRRAIEQGRGGDSGWGERWSASLDDE; encoded by the coding sequence ATGAGTTCCCGCACCGAACGCGCCACGACCCCCGCACCGGAAGGCATGCGCCTGGACAAGTGGCTGTGGGCCGCGCGCTTTTACAAGACGCGCGCGCTGGCGGTGGAGCAGATCGACCGTGGCCGCGTGCAGGTGAACGGCGCCGACGCCAAGCCCTCGCGCGAAGTGCGCCCCGGCGACACGGTGCGCCTGCGCCAGGGGCGCGACGAGCGCGCCGTGGTGGTGCGTGCGCTGTCGTCGCAGCGCGGCCCGGCGCCGGTGGCGCAACAGCTGTACGACGAGACGCCCGACAGCGTGGCCGCGCGCGCCCACGCTGCCGAGGCGCGCCGCCTGGCGCCCGAGCCGGCGCTGGCCATTGCCCACGGCCGGCCCACCAAGCGCGACCGCCGCGCCATCGAGCAGGGCCGCGGCGGCGACTCGGGCTGGGGCGAGCGCTGGTCGGCCAGCCTGGACGACGAATGA
- a CDS encoding alpha/beta fold hydrolase produces MLSISERSRLAAGRRLRTGGAQGHIVWHAWEPATPTDAPPLVLFHGGSGSWTHWVRNIVPLVDSGRRVFAVDLPGFGDSDPPAGGSDADAMLAPLADSMAQLFAGQPVDLVGFSFGGMTAGMLLADHPALARRLVLVGAPAMGVVPARQFELRGWRHLKTPQEQAEIHRHNLGVLMLHDHDLIDGLALEVHIANVQRDRLPRRRLAHTDILARSLPRVPCPVRAIYGAHDVLYRQYIHQLAQRFAETAPDFRGMALIEGAGHWVQFEAPEAFDAALLRALSDG; encoded by the coding sequence ATGCTCTCGATTTCAGAGCGATCGCGGCTGGCCGCGGGCCGGCGGCTGCGCACCGGCGGCGCGCAGGGGCACATCGTGTGGCATGCGTGGGAGCCGGCGACACCCACCGATGCGCCGCCGCTGGTGCTGTTTCACGGCGGCAGCGGCTCGTGGACGCACTGGGTGCGCAACATCGTGCCGCTGGTGGATTCGGGGCGGCGCGTGTTCGCGGTCGACCTGCCGGGCTTTGGCGACAGCGACCCGCCCGCGGGCGGCAGCGACGCCGACGCCATGCTGGCGCCGCTGGCGGACAGCATGGCGCAGCTGTTTGCGGGGCAGCCGGTCGACCTGGTGGGTTTTTCGTTTGGCGGCATGACGGCCGGCATGTTGCTGGCCGACCACCCCGCGCTGGCGCGGCGCCTGGTGCTGGTCGGCGCGCCGGCCATGGGCGTGGTGCCGGCGCGGCAGTTCGAATTGAGGGGCTGGCGCCACCTGAAGACCCCGCAGGAGCAGGCCGAGATCCACCGCCACAACCTGGGCGTGCTGATGCTGCACGACCACGACCTGATCGACGGCCTGGCGCTGGAAGTGCACATTGCCAACGTGCAGCGCGACCGCCTGCCGCGCCGCCGCCTGGCGCACACAGACATCCTGGCGCGCAGCCTGCCGCGCGTGCCGTGCCCGGTGCGGGCCATCTACGGCGCGCACGATGTGCTGTATCGCCAGTACATCCACCAGCTGGCGCAGCGCTTTGCCGAAACGGCGCCCGACTTTCGCGGCATGGCGCTGATCGAAGGCGCGGGCCACTGGGTGCAGTTCGAGGCGCCCGAGGCGTTTGACGCGGCGCTGTTGCGGGCGCTGTCGGACGGCTGA
- a CDS encoding tannase/feruloyl esterase family alpha/beta hydrolase, with amino-acid sequence MTPSHRARPPVGPLALAAAATLALTACGGSGLPQLSAAQPGTLQSCTDLAAKAALSNTTIASTALVPAGGLAVAGAAPVPEHCLVKGEMNRRTSPVDGKSYAIGFEMRLPTAWNGRYFYQANGGIDGSVVTATGSTGGGAPLSNALTMGFAVISSDAGHQPPAPFFGLDPQARLDYGYAAVGSLTPMAKNLIKAAYGRAPDRSYIGGCSNGGRHALVAAARYGDQYDGFLAGAPGMHLPKAAAAQMFKVQQYATVASATLTTGANTGLPDITTAVTPAEWSLLGSRITAKCDALDGATDGMVQDVAACQSTFNIATDVPTCTGARDGSCLSSDQKTVLARIFAGAVSPKGQSIYSKFFWDPGVSGSGYAAWHFNNSQNLDPGALAFIFNTPPMAQADFVATTGLKYALAYDLDAGYQKIFATTPTYAESSWSFMTPPKETDLSVLRDRGAKVLVYHGAADPIFSAADTATWYDALKQANGGDASDFSRLFMVPGMNHCSGGPAADQFDALTALVNWVEKGDAPDRITATARGPGANVVNAEVPAAWGQRSRPLCAYPQVARYNGSGDPQSAASYSCK; translated from the coding sequence ATGACCCCATCGCACCGCGCCCGCCCGCCGGTCGGCCCGCTGGCCCTGGCGGCAGCGGCCACGCTGGCGCTGACGGCCTGCGGCGGCTCCGGCCTGCCGCAGCTGTCGGCCGCCCAGCCCGGCACGCTGCAAAGCTGCACCGACCTGGCCGCCAAGGCGGCCCTGAGCAACACCACCATCGCCTCCACAGCGCTGGTGCCGGCCGGCGGCCTGGCGGTGGCTGGCGCCGCCCCCGTGCCCGAGCACTGCCTGGTCAAGGGCGAGATGAACCGCCGCACCAGCCCGGTGGACGGCAAGAGCTACGCCATCGGCTTCGAGATGCGCCTGCCCACGGCGTGGAACGGCCGCTACTTCTACCAGGCCAACGGCGGCATCGACGGCAGCGTGGTGACGGCCACCGGATCCACCGGCGGTGGTGCGCCGCTGAGCAACGCGCTGACCATGGGCTTTGCCGTCATCAGCTCCGACGCCGGCCACCAACCGCCGGCGCCGTTCTTCGGGCTCGACCCGCAGGCGCGGCTGGACTATGGCTATGCGGCGGTGGGCAGCCTGACGCCCATGGCCAAGAACCTCATCAAGGCCGCCTACGGGCGCGCGCCCGACCGCAGCTACATCGGTGGCTGCTCCAACGGCGGGCGGCACGCGCTGGTGGCGGCGGCGCGCTATGGCGACCAGTACGATGGCTTCCTGGCCGGCGCGCCGGGCATGCATTTGCCCAAGGCGGCGGCGGCGCAGATGTTCAAGGTGCAGCAATACGCCACCGTGGCCAGCGCCACGCTGACCACGGGTGCCAACACCGGCCTGCCGGACATCACCACCGCCGTCACGCCGGCCGAATGGTCGCTGCTGGGCAGCCGCATCACCGCCAAGTGCGACGCGCTGGACGGCGCCACCGACGGCATGGTGCAGGACGTGGCTGCCTGCCAGTCGACCTTCAACATCGCCACCGACGTGCCCACCTGCACCGGCGCGCGCGACGGCAGCTGCCTCAGCAGCGACCAGAAAACGGTGCTGGCGCGCATCTTTGCCGGTGCCGTGTCGCCCAAGGGCCAGTCGATCTACAGCAAGTTCTTCTGGGATCCGGGCGTGTCGGGCAGCGGCTACGCGGCCTGGCACTTCAACAATTCGCAGAACCTGGACCCGGGCGCGCTGGCCTTCATCTTCAACACGCCGCCCATGGCCCAGGCCGACTTCGTCGCCACCACGGGCCTGAAGTACGCGCTGGCCTATGACCTGGACGCCGGCTACCAGAAGATCTTTGCCACCACGCCCACGTATGCCGAATCGTCCTGGTCGTTCATGACGCCGCCGAAAGAGACCGACCTGTCGGTGCTGCGCGACCGCGGCGCCAAGGTGCTGGTCTACCACGGCGCGGCCGACCCGATCTTCTCGGCCGCCGACACCGCCACCTGGTACGACGCGCTGAAGCAGGCCAACGGCGGTGACGCCAGCGACTTCTCGCGCCTGTTCATGGTGCCGGGCATGAACCACTGCTCGGGCGGCCCGGCGGCCGACCAGTTCGACGCCCTGACGGCGCTGGTCAACTGGGTCGAGAAGGGCGACGCGCCCGACCGCATCACCGCCACCGCGCGCGGCCCCGGCGCCAACGTGGTCAACGCCGAAGTGCCGGCGGCCTGGGGCCAGCGCTCGCGGCCGCTGTGCGCCTACCCGCAGGTGGCGCGCTACAACGGCTCGGGCGACCCGCAGAGCGCGGCCAGCTACAGCTGCAAGTAG
- a CDS encoding MarR family winged helix-turn-helix transcriptional regulator, with protein MSLTTDSADTAASAAADAGRRRPRAAARHAAVDSGFLRTLVGYNARRAALTIMAVFKDRMAAHDLQPVEFSVLSLIGHNPGITSRAVCAELALQPPNLVRLLARLDERALVQRDAHPQDGRAVGLTLSPAGEALRIAAEASAEQLEIDATATLSPAERAQLIALLQRIYD; from the coding sequence ATGAGCCTGACCACCGACAGCGCCGACACCGCGGCCTCCGCCGCCGCCGACGCGGGCCGTCGCCGCCCGCGCGCGGCGGCGCGGCACGCGGCGGTCGATTCGGGCTTTCTGCGCACGCTGGTGGGCTACAACGCCCGCCGCGCGGCGCTCACCATCATGGCCGTGTTCAAGGACCGCATGGCGGCGCACGACCTGCAGCCGGTCGAGTTCTCGGTGCTCAGCCTGATCGGCCACAACCCCGGCATCACCTCGCGCGCCGTGTGCGCCGAACTGGCCCTGCAGCCGCCCAACCTGGTGCGGCTGCTGGCGCGGCTGGACGAGCGTGCCCTGGTGCAGCGCGACGCACACCCGCAGGACGGGCGCGCGGTCGGCCTCACGCTCAGCCCCGCGGGCGAGGCGCTGCGCATCGCCGCCGAGGCCAGCGCCGAGCAACTCGAAATCGACGCCACGGCCACGCTGTCGCCCGCCGAGCGCGCGCAACTCATCGCGCTGCTGCAACGCATCTATGACTGA
- a CDS encoding DsbA family oxidoreductase, translating to MPVPMKIDFVSDIACPWCAVGLASLQQALRHSADAVQATLHFQPFELNPDMPPEGEDVDEHLARKYGGTPEQFARNRDAIRERGAAVGFAFKPEGRGRIVNTFDAHRLLHWAGLQGAAAQLALKQALLQAYHGRGERVDHADVLLGAVRAAGLDEAAARAVLAGDDHAADVRAAEAEWQRAGIRAVPAVVINDRHLISGGQPPEVFEQALRQIAQSAGH from the coding sequence ATGCCCGTGCCGATGAAGATCGACTTCGTTTCCGACATCGCCTGCCCGTGGTGCGCCGTGGGCCTGGCGTCGCTGCAGCAGGCCTTGCGCCACAGCGCCGACGCCGTGCAGGCCACGCTGCATTTCCAGCCGTTCGAGCTGAACCCCGACATGCCGCCCGAAGGCGAAGACGTGGACGAGCACCTGGCGCGCAAGTACGGCGGCACGCCCGAGCAGTTCGCCCGCAACCGCGACGCCATCCGCGAGCGCGGCGCAGCGGTGGGCTTTGCCTTCAAGCCCGAAGGGCGCGGGCGCATCGTCAACACCTTTGACGCGCACCGCCTGCTGCACTGGGCCGGCCTGCAGGGCGCCGCCGCGCAGCTGGCGCTCAAGCAGGCGCTGCTGCAGGCCTATCACGGCCGTGGCGAACGCGTCGACCACGCCGACGTGCTGCTGGGCGCCGTGCGGGCCGCGGGGCTGGATGAAGCCGCCGCGCGCGCCGTGCTGGCGGGCGACGACCACGCCGCCGACGTGCGCGCGGCCGAAGCCGAGTGGCAGCGCGCCGGCATCCGCGCCGTGCCGGCGGTGGTCATCAACGACCGCCACCTCATCAGCGGCGGCCAGCCGCCCGAGGTGTTCGAGCAGGCGCTGCGGCAGATCGCCCAGTCGGCCGGCCACTGA
- a CDS encoding DUF1924 domain-containing protein has translation MTPLLSRTLAAMLLAATALPLGAFAQATTPAAQLQRWQVAAGAPGDAARGQKLIGLKAGNDLSCASCHGQPPTAAARHASTGKPIDALAPAANAERFTDQAKVDKWFRRNCKDVFSRECSAVEKADLMAYLVGLKK, from the coding sequence ATGACCCCATTGCTATCCCGCACCCTGGCCGCCATGCTGCTGGCGGCCACCGCGCTGCCGCTGGGTGCCTTCGCGCAAGCCACCACGCCCGCCGCGCAACTGCAGCGCTGGCAGGTCGCCGCCGGTGCGCCGGGCGATGCGGCGCGCGGGCAGAAGCTGATCGGCCTGAAGGCCGGCAACGACCTCAGCTGCGCCTCGTGCCACGGCCAGCCGCCCACCGCCGCAGCGCGCCACGCCAGCACCGGCAAACCCATCGACGCGCTGGCGCCCGCCGCCAACGCCGAGCGCTTTACCGACCAGGCCAAGGTGGACAAATGGTTTCGCCGCAACTGCAAGGACGTGTTTTCGCGCGAATGCAGCGCGGTGGAAAAGGCCGACCTGATGGCTTATCTGGTCGGCCTGAAGAAATGA
- a CDS encoding diheme cytochrome c, producing the protein MRSAFNLIAAAALLAGAAHADDGGRRMPAQVPPAYTQECAGCHVAYPPGLLPAASWTRVMNGLERHYGSDASLDPATVKALSGWLLAHAGTYKRVRAEPPPPDDRITRSRWFARKHEDIAPAVYRRPSIKSAANCAACHPGAAKGEFDDDRARIPR; encoded by the coding sequence ATGCGATCTGCTTTCAATTTAATAGCTGCCGCCGCTTTGCTGGCGGGCGCTGCGCACGCCGACGACGGTGGCCGCCGCATGCCGGCGCAGGTGCCGCCCGCCTACACCCAGGAATGCGCCGGTTGCCACGTCGCCTATCCGCCCGGCCTGCTGCCGGCGGCGTCGTGGACGCGCGTGATGAACGGGCTGGAGCGCCACTATGGCAGCGATGCCTCGCTGGACCCCGCCACGGTGAAGGCGCTGTCGGGCTGGTTGCTGGCCCACGCCGGCACCTACAAGCGCGTGCGGGCCGAGCCGCCGCCGCCCGACGACCGCATCACGCGCAGCCGCTGGTTCGCGCGCAAGCACGAAGACATCGCGCCGGCCGTGTACCGCCGCCCCAGCATCAAAAGCGCCGCCAACTGCGCGGCCTGCCACCCGGGCGCGGCCAAGGGTGAGTTCGACGACGACCGCGCACGCATCCCGCGCTGA
- a CDS encoding cytochrome b/b6 domain-containing protein has translation MHWLMAFSFIGAYLTADGERWRLVHVSLGYTLAGLLVARLLWGVFGPRPARLSSLWRRVNGTPAWLKAAFTGRIDFRQGQNLLLAGSIVLLLALIAPLTLSGLGVYQEWAGGWLEEVHEFFGNALLAVVLAHVGVVLALSLLRRRNLVAPMVTGRATGAGPDLVKRAFTGVAALLIATVLAFWAWQWQGAPPASAGAHAAQSAHDDDED, from the coding sequence ATGCACTGGCTGATGGCATTCAGCTTCATCGGCGCCTACCTCACCGCCGACGGCGAGCGATGGCGGCTGGTGCACGTGTCGCTGGGCTACACGCTGGCCGGGCTGCTGGTGGCGCGCCTGCTGTGGGGCGTGTTCGGCCCGCGCCCGGCGCGCCTGTCGTCGCTGTGGCGGCGCGTCAACGGCACGCCTGCGTGGCTCAAGGCGGCATTCACCGGTCGCATCGACTTTCGTCAGGGCCAGAACCTGCTGCTGGCCGGCTCCATCGTGCTGCTGCTGGCGCTGATCGCGCCGCTGACCTTGAGCGGCCTGGGCGTGTACCAGGAATGGGCCGGTGGCTGGCTGGAAGAGGTGCACGAATTCTTCGGCAACGCCCTGCTGGCGGTGGTGCTGGCGCACGTCGGCGTGGTGCTGGCGCTGTCGCTGCTGCGGCGGCGCAACCTGGTGGCGCCCATGGTGACGGGGCGCGCGACTGGCGCCGGGCCGGATCTGGTCAAGCGCGCCTTCACCGGCGTGGCGGCGCTGCTGATCGCCACGGTGCTGGCGTTCTGGGCCTGGCAGTGGCAAGGCGCGCCGCCGGCCAGCGCCGGCGCGCACGCCGCACAATCGGCGCATGACGACGACGAGGACTGA
- a CDS encoding winged helix-turn-helix domain-containing protein, giving the protein MRVLLAEDDELLGSGLKAGLGQHGFAVDWVRDGVAAERELLTGQHEAAVLDLGLPRQDGLDALAAVRARGVRTPILVLTARDALDARIRGLDGGADDYVVKPVDLAELAARLRALVRRAHGVPTTRLTLGDVSLDPAARQVWQGDALVELSVREFDLLHVFMLHAGRVLTRDQIEQHLYQWGSEVSSNAVEVHIHNLRRKLGAALIETIRGVGYVARKS; this is encoded by the coding sequence ATGCGCGTGCTGCTGGCTGAAGACGACGAGCTGCTCGGTTCGGGCCTGAAGGCGGGCCTGGGCCAGCATGGCTTTGCCGTCGACTGGGTGCGCGATGGCGTGGCCGCCGAGCGCGAACTGCTGACGGGCCAGCACGAGGCGGCGGTGCTCGACCTGGGCCTGCCGCGCCAGGACGGCCTGGACGCCCTGGCCGCCGTGCGGGCGCGCGGCGTGCGCACCCCCATCCTGGTGCTGACAGCGCGCGACGCGCTGGATGCCCGCATCCGCGGCCTGGACGGCGGGGCCGACGACTACGTGGTCAAGCCGGTCGACCTGGCCGAACTGGCCGCGCGGCTGCGCGCGCTGGTGCGGCGTGCGCACGGCGTGCCCACCACGCGCCTGACGCTGGGCGATGTGTCGCTGGACCCGGCGGCGCGCCAGGTCTGGCAGGGCGATGCGCTGGTCGAGCTGTCGGTGCGCGAGTTCGACCTGCTGCACGTCTTCATGCTGCACGCCGGCCGCGTGCTGACGCGCGACCAGATCGAGCAGCACCTGTACCAATGGGGCAGCGAAGTCAGCAGCAACGCCGTGGAAGTGCACATCCACAACCTGCGGCGCAAGCTGGGCGCGGCGCTGATCGAGACCATCCGCGGCGTCGGCTACGTGGCGAGGAAGTCATGA
- a CDS encoding ATP-binding protein yields MPRPRRTPSLAQRLTLAVLGFVLLTWLVAVGLSWSATRHELNELLDAHLAQTAALLATGEVDDLDDDAAVSAPTQLHEYQSRVAFQIWHKGRLRARSADAPEQPLASAGLRGLSDQRIDGTDWRVYTAVREEKGQVKDVIHVAEHAAARHHVLLASLRGTLLPLLVALPLLAVGIVLMVRRATRPLRALGHSVAARRPQALQPLPEDGVLPEVQPLVHALNALFGRVDEQLASERRFTADAAHELRTPIAAIRMQAQVAQGATHDDERRAALAATIAGCDRATRLVEQLLQLARLEADAADAQAREGAQGQCDLAAAAVRQVQELYSQASARGQHIDLDRPDAPVPVPMSATLAAVLLRNLIDNALRYGPDGGRVAVEVRAAGGGEGARLVVEDAGPGLSDEARARLGERFFRELGSGQSGSGLGWSIVRRLARLHDLGVDIDRSAPLGGLRVTVRWPAAQPVAA; encoded by the coding sequence ATGCCACGCCCCCGCCGCACGCCCTCGCTCGCCCAGCGCCTGACGCTGGCGGTGCTGGGCTTTGTGCTGCTGACGTGGCTGGTCGCCGTCGGGCTGTCGTGGTCGGCCACGCGGCACGAACTGAACGAGCTGCTCGACGCCCATCTGGCGCAGACGGCGGCGCTGCTGGCCACGGGCGAAGTGGACGACCTGGACGACGACGCGGCGGTTAGCGCGCCGACCCAGCTGCACGAATACCAGTCGCGCGTGGCCTTCCAGATCTGGCACAAGGGCCGGCTGCGCGCGCGTTCGGCCGACGCGCCCGAACAGCCGTTGGCCAGCGCCGGACTGCGCGGGCTGTCCGACCAGCGCATCGACGGCACCGACTGGCGCGTCTACACCGCCGTGCGCGAGGAGAAGGGCCAGGTGAAGGACGTGATCCACGTCGCCGAGCACGCAGCGGCGCGCCACCACGTGCTGCTGGCCAGCCTGCGCGGCACCTTGCTGCCCTTGTTGGTGGCGCTGCCGCTGCTGGCCGTGGGCATCGTGCTGATGGTGCGGCGGGCCACACGCCCCTTGCGCGCGCTGGGCCACAGCGTGGCCGCGCGCCGCCCGCAGGCGCTGCAGCCGCTGCCTGAAGACGGCGTGCTGCCCGAAGTGCAGCCGCTGGTGCACGCGCTCAACGCCCTGTTTGGCCGCGTGGACGAGCAACTGGCCAGCGAGCGCCGCTTCACCGCCGACGCCGCGCACGAACTGCGCACGCCCATCGCCGCCATCCGCATGCAGGCGCAGGTGGCCCAGGGCGCCACGCATGACGACGAGCGCCGCGCCGCGCTGGCGGCCACCATCGCCGGTTGCGACCGCGCGACCCGGCTGGTGGAGCAGTTGCTGCAGCTGGCGCGGCTGGAAGCCGACGCCGCCGATGCGCAGGCACGCGAGGGCGCGCAGGGCCAGTGCGACCTGGCCGCCGCTGCCGTGCGCCAGGTGCAGGAGCTGTATTCCCAGGCCAGCGCGCGCGGCCAGCACATCGACCTGGACCGGCCCGACGCGCCCGTCCCCGTGCCGATGAGCGCCACGCTGGCCGCCGTGCTGCTGCGCAACCTGATCGACAACGCGCTGCGCTACGGCCCCGACGGCGGCCGCGTGGCCGTGGAGGTGCGCGCGGCCGGCGGCGGTGAGGGCGCGCGGCTGGTGGTCGAAGACGCCGGACCGGGCCTCAGCGACGAGGCGCGGGCGCGGCTGGGCGAGCGCTTCTTCCGCGAACTGGGCAGCGGCCAGAGCGGCAGCGGCCTGGGCTGGTCCATCGTGCGGCGGCTGGCGCGCCTGCACGATTTGGGCGTCGACATCGACCGCAGCGCCCCGCTGGGCGGCCTGCGGGTGACGGTGCGCTGGCCGGCTGCACAGCCGGTCGCGGCGTGA